The Bacteroidota bacterium region GAAAATCCACCTTCCAGCGCGGCCTTTTCGCACGTTTGCATCAAGGTGCTCCCGATACCACGCCGGCCCCATTCCGGATGCACAAAAAAAGCACGAATCCGCGCCGGCTCTTTTTCCGGGTTGAGCAAATCATCCTGGTGCCCCTTCATCTGGTCACCGCCATACAGGGTACGTCGCCGGCTCCAGCCACCACATCCGACTATTGTGGCACCATGCCGGGCAACGAAGTAAGTCCCATCAGCAATCAACTGCGTATCAATACCAAATATTTCTTTGATGGCGCCTTCAACTTGCGCAGGGGTATAAAAACCGGTACTCAGGGTACGCGCTGAACAGGGTATCAACTCGTTCAGGCATTTGACATGCGCAGGACGCGCACGTTCAATCAAAAAGGACATTCTGGTATCCTCCCGTTCTACGCCATACTCAAAATTTCAGCGAGTAAAACGCGACAAAAAACAACAAAGCCCTGTATAGAAACAGAACAAAGTAAACGCCAACGGTCAT contains the following coding sequences:
- a CDS encoding GNAT family N-acetyltransferase — protein: MSFLIERARPAHVKCLNELIPCSARTLSTGFYTPAQVEGAIKEIFGIDTQLIADGTYFVARHGATIVGCGGWSRRRTLYGGDQMKGHQDDLLNPEKEPARIRAFFVHPEWGRRGIGSTLMQTCEKAALEGGFSALALVATLPGEQLYRRFGYEVQKRYDHILSCGLHFPLVSMEKKLSS